A single region of the Biomaibacter acetigenes genome encodes:
- the sdaAB gene encoding L-serine ammonia-lyase, iron-sulfur-dependent subunit beta, whose product MNIFDIIGPVMIGPSSSHTAGAVRLGNLARNILGEEPKKARIILYNSFADTGKGHGTDKALVAGILGFLPDDERIKVSFEEAEKLGIEFELVSGGARPDLHPNTAEFYLEGSSKTTNVLGSSVGGGRVVIFSIDGFKTEFSGEYYTVITVHKDIPGMIAKVTTCLSGRKINIAQMRVSRESRGEKALMIIEADEILPEGIKEELEKLNGIYRAMIISPA is encoded by the coding sequence TTGAATATCTTTGATATCATCGGACCTGTGATGATAGGGCCTTCCAGTTCTCACACGGCGGGAGCCGTGAGGCTGGGAAATCTCGCCCGAAACATTTTAGGGGAAGAACCTAAAAAAGCCAGGATTATACTGTATAACTCCTTTGCCGATACCGGCAAGGGTCACGGTACCGATAAGGCTCTGGTGGCTGGAATACTGGGTTTTTTGCCTGATGATGAAAGAATAAAGGTCTCTTTTGAAGAGGCTGAAAAACTGGGGATAGAATTTGAATTAGTTAGCGGTGGAGCAAGACCCGACCTTCATCCCAATACCGCGGAATTTTATCTGGAGGGCAGTAGCAAAACTACGAATGTATTGGGCTCTTCGGTGGGGGGCGGCAGGGTGGTAATTTTTTCTATTGATGGCTTCAAGACGGAATTTTCCGGGGAATACTATACGGTGATAACCGTCCATAAAGATATACCCGGTATGATTGCAAAAGTAACCACATGCCTTTCGGGAAGAAAAATAAATATAGCCCAGATGAGGGTATCCCGGGAGTCCAGGGGAGAGAAGGCTCTTATGATTATAGAAGCCGACGAAATCTTACCGGAAGGGATAAAAGAGGAATTGGAGAAATTGAATGGAATCTACAGGGCTATGATTATAAGTCCTGCATAA
- the sdaAA gene encoding L-serine ammonia-lyase, iron-sulfur-dependent, subunit alpha: MAINTIDELINFAEKQNQKISTIVKEQKAKEQGLSEKELTDKMMKFYEVMKQAADRGTSKEVSSISGITGGEGYKLWQAAKKGLSGFNILKASARAMAVSNVNASMGKIVAAPTAGSCGIIPGAIVTAAEELKKRDEEVVDALFTAAAVGEIIAKNATLAGAEGGCQAECGSASAMATAAVVELAGGSPRQVGHAVAFALKAVMGMVCDPVAGLVEVPCVKRNGMGAAQALLAADMALAGIKSVIPPDEVIKAMAQVGRALPGELKETARGGLAVTPTGKKIKEKVFEKQ; encoded by the coding sequence TTGGCTATAAATACTATAGATGAGCTTATAAACTTTGCCGAAAAACAAAATCAGAAAATATCAACCATCGTAAAAGAGCAAAAAGCAAAAGAACAGGGGCTATCTGAGAAGGAACTTACCGATAAGATGATGAAATTTTATGAAGTCATGAAGCAGGCGGCAGATCGTGGAACTTCAAAGGAAGTGTCTTCCATAAGCGGCATCACCGGAGGCGAAGGGTACAAGTTATGGCAAGCCGCAAAAAAAGGTCTTTCTGGCTTTAATATTTTAAAAGCCTCGGCCAGAGCCATGGCGGTGTCTAATGTAAATGCTTCCATGGGAAAGATAGTTGCTGCACCTACAGCAGGATCCTGTGGTATTATCCCAGGAGCGATCGTTACGGCGGCAGAGGAACTCAAAAAAAGAGATGAAGAAGTAGTGGATGCCCTTTTCACTGCGGCCGCCGTGGGAGAGATAATCGCCAAAAATGCCACATTGGCAGGGGCAGAAGGCGGTTGCCAGGCGGAATGCGGCAGCGCCTCGGCCATGGCGACGGCGGCAGTAGTGGAACTGGCCGGTGGAAGTCCCCGGCAGGTGGGTCATGCCGTAGCCTTTGCGTTAAAAGCCGTCATGGGGATGGTATGCGACCCGGTGGCAGGCCTGGTGGAGGTACCCTGTGTGAAGCGAAACGGCATGGGAGCCGCCCAGGCGCTCCTGGCGGCAGATATGGCTTTAGCCGGTATAAAAAGCGTCATACCTCCGGACGAAGTTATAAAGGCTATGGCACAAGTCGGCCGTGCGCTGCCCGGCGAGCTGAAAGAGACGGCCCGGGGAGGTCTGGCGGTGACACCCACCGGGAAAAAGATAAAGGAGAAAGTATTTGAAAAGCAATAG